AACCTTCCCTACCCTCTGGTTGTTTACCTCTCCGACCCGGAGATTCTGAAGAAGCCTCATGATTACTGCTTCGTAAGATTCTTCGCTCTTTTGATAGATATGAGGCTTGGAGCGACCACAATTCCAGCACTAAACAAGGTAGATCTCCTTGATAGGGAAGAGCTGGAAAGGCACAAGAGGATGTTTGAGGACATAGGATATCTAACCGCGAGCCTTAAGTTTGATCCTTCAACCCAGGGTTTGTTAGCCTATAAGATGTGCACAATGCTACCTGAGGTTTCACCTCCAGTTAGGGTAATATACCTCTCAGCGAAAACTGGGGAAGGCTTCGAAGAGCTTGAAACGCTCGCATATGAGCACTACTGCACATGTGGAGACCTAACGTAAGGGCTTTAAGACGAGAAGGAGAAGTTCGAGTACGCTGGGTGAAGAGTTAATGCTAACGGGCAAGGCCTTGATACCCGTCAAGGTTCTTAAATCATTCGGAAACTGGAAAGAGGGAGATATGATCCTCCTAGAGGATTGGAAGGCCAGAGAGCTTTGGGAGATGGGGATAGTTGAGGTCATTGATGAAGCTGATAAAGTAATCGGCGAGATAGATAGGGTTTTATCGGAGGAAAGGAAAAATCCTCCCCTTTCTCCAATTCCTGAAGCTCTATACGAGAGGGCTGAGTTCTACATCTATTACCTCGAGAAATTCGTGCAGGTCAGCAGAGGGAATATAGACGTTATACAGACTAAGTTGACGAAGCTTCAAAATTTGAAAAAGAAGTACAAGATGCTCAAGGAGATAAGGTTTAAGAAAATCCTTGAGGCCGTCAGGTTAAGGCCCAATAGCATGGAAATTCTTGCGAGGCTTTCTCCAGAAGAGAAGAGGATATACCTCCAGATTTCTAAGATAAGGAACGAGTGGATCGGTGAGTGAGAATGGAAAGGGAAGAGATGATAGAGAGGTTCGTTAAGTTCTTCAGGGAGTACACTGAAGAAGAGGAGCCCCTATATCTTGGTAAAATAAAAGACCTGCTCACCGTAACCCCCAAGAGGTCGGTTACAATAAACTGGATGCATCTAAACTCCTACGATCCCGAATTAGCTAGCGAGATTCTCGAGCATCCAGAAGAAGGAATTGGGGCGGCGGAAGATGCTATTCAAATAATATTAAGGGAGGAATTCCTTAGAGAGGATTTACCCAGGATACACGCGAGATTCTACAACCTTCCGGAAACCCTGTTGGTAAAGGACATTGGGGCAGAGCACATAAATAAGCTGATTCAAGTGGAAGGAGTGATAACAAGGGTAACTGAGATAAAACCTTTCGTTTCAAAGGCCGTATTTGTGTGTAAGGATTGTGGCAATGAAATGGTTGTAACTCAGAGGCCTTACGAGGGCTTTACTGTCGTAAAGAAGTGTGAAGTTTGTGGAAGTAAGAACGTTTACCTAGATGTTGATAAGAGCTCGTTCGTTAACTTCCAGATGTTTAGGATTCAGGATAGACCGGAGACCTTGAAGGGTGGGCAGATGCCCAGATTCATTGATGGGATACTGCTGGATGATATCGTGGATACGGCAATGCCCGGTGACAGGGTTCTTGTAACTGGAATACTTAGGGTCGTGCAGGAGAGAAGGGAGAAGACTCCAGTGTTCAGGAAGGTCCTCGAGGTCAACCATATAGAGCCCGTGAGCAAGGAAATAGAGGAACTTGAAATAACGCCGGAAGATGAGCAAAAGATCAGGGAGCTAGCGAAGAGGAAAGACATAGTGGAGGCCATAGTTGATTCTATTGCTCCAGCAATTTACGGTTACAGGGAGGTAAAGAAGGGCATAGCCTTAGCTCTATTTGGCGGAGTCCCCAGGACTTTGCCCGATGGAACCAGGCTTAGAGGGGACATCCATGTTTTACTGGTGGGTGATCCTGGGGTTGCGAAAAGTCAGATTCTGAGGTACGTCTCTAACCTTGCCCCTAGGGCCATCTATACCTCCGGAAAGAGCAGTTCGGCCGCAGGATTAACGGCCGCTGCAGTAAGGGACGAGTTTACTGGTGGATGGGTTCTTGAGGCTGGAGCCTTAGTTTTGGCAGATGGAGGTTACGCGCTGATAGACGAGCTCGATAAGATGAGCGACAGGGATAGGAGTGTTATACATGAAGCTCTGGAGCAACAAAGTTACCACCATGACTTTGAGATATTATTGGCAGATGGAAGAAAGGTTAAGATTGGAGAGCTTGTTGATTCGCTAATTGAGAAGAATAGGGATAGAGTAATTGTTGGTAAAGATACCGAAATTTTACCCGTTGATGATATCCATATCTTGGCATACGATCTTAAAAACAAGAGGATAGTGAAAGTAAAAGCAGATCGTGTAAGTAGGCATAAAGCTCCTGAGTACTTTATAAGGCTGAAGTTCTCCAACGGAAGGGAGATAGTGGTTACTCCTGAGCACCCAATCATGATATGGGAAAATGGGGAAATTAAGGAGAAGCCAGCTGAAGAGGTTAAAGAGGGTGAGATTGCTGTTGGAGTGCGCGCTTATGAAGGGTTAATTGAGAAAGACGGTGTTGATGAAGTAACAGCAAGACTTCTTGGCTTTTTACTTTCTGAAGGCTTTGCCTATGTGAATCCTAAAAATGGATATTATGAAGTTGGATTCACAAATACCGACGAGGAACTAGTAGAGGAGTTTAAAGAGCTTCTGCATAAACTTGGAGTTAAGTTTAATATTCAGGTAAGAAAAAGAGAAGGAGAAAAGGCCCTTTATACTATCCGTATTATTTCGAAAGAATTCTATCTAGGACTAAAAAGAGAGTTCCCAGAAATGTTCCCAGAAAGTGGAAATGAAAGGCCTGCTCGGAGGAAGAGAATTCCTGCAAAAATTATTAGATCACCGTATTACATAAAGATTGCTTTCCTAAATACATTTTTCAAGGGAGATGGGTTTGTAGATAAATATAGGGTTGGATTTACAACATCCTCAAAAGCGATGGCAGAAGATCTTCAAGATATTTTATATAGCATTGGGATATACTCATACCTATTCGAGGAAGTTAGGGGGGATAAGAAGTATTATAAAGTAATTATTAGTGGAACTAAAGATCTTGAGCGCTTTTCTCAAATTATTAAAGATGATAAGAGGATAGAAAAAGTAAAAAGGCTCATAGAAATATCGAAGAAGAAAAGAAATTATAGGGACATAATACCTTCCGACATCCTTATTAATATTAGAAGGATATTAAATGAAATTCACATAAATGATGGAGGTCTAACTAATAACATATCTCGCTCTTACAATGCAAATAGGGAGAGAGTTAAAGAATACCTTAATAAAATCGAAAAGGAGCTTTATAGGATTAAAAATGCATTAAAGGATGGGGATATCAAAATACTAAAAAGGTTTGTCACAATAAAAGAGTTAGCGAAGTCTTTTGGTTGGCCTTACTCTACAACATTCTATAGAGTCAACAGGAGAGAAGAAGAAACAATAAAAGCCCTTTTTGAATTTGCAACTAAGAAAATTGAGAACATCGAAGAAGAACTTGAAAAAATTAAAGGAATAGTTGATGGCAATATTAGATTTCTCAAAATTGTAAAGGTAGAAAAGATACCCAACAAAGATTGGAAGTGGGTATATGATGTAACAGTCGAACCTTATCACCTCTTCGTATCCCATGGATTAGTACTTCATAACACGATTAGTATCTCAAAAGCGGGCATAACAGCCACTCTAAATGCTAGAACAACTGTTATAGCAGCCGCAAATCCAAAACACGGTAGGTTCAATAGGATGAAGCCGCTCTTCGAGCAGATAGACCTTCCTCCTACACTACTAAGTAGGTTCGACTTAATCTTCGTTCTCGTTGACGAGCCTGACGAAAAGCTGGACAGTGAGATAGCGAGGCACATCCTAAGGGTGAGGAGGGGAGAGAGCGAAGTGGTGACACCTAAGATCTCTCATGAACTGCTGAGGAAGTACATAGCTTACGCCAAGAAGAACGTTCACCCCCTGATAAGCGAGGAGGCTATGGAGGAAATTGAGAAGTACTACGTGAGAATGAGGAGGAGTGCAAAGAGGGGAAGTGAGAACGAGGGGATAAGGCCAATTCCAATCACCGCGAGGCAACTTGAAGCTCTAATAAGGTTGAGCGAAGCCCACGCTAGGATGAGGCTGAGTCCGATAGTTACTAGGGAAGATGCGAGGGAGGCGATTAAGCTGATGGAGTACACCCTTAGGCAGATAGCCACGGATGAGACCGGCCAAATAGACGTTACAATCCTTGAAGTCGGGCAGAGTGCAAGGAAGATCAGCAAGGTTGAGAGGATTCTCGACATAATTGAGAAGCTCCAGAAGACGAGCGAGAAGGGTGCCTACATTGACGAGATACTTGAAGAGGCTAAGAAGTTCGGAATAGAGAAGCAGGAGGCAAGGGAGATAATAGAGAAGTTGCTTCAGCAGGGCCAGATATACATGCCCGAAACTGGCTACTACAAGTTACTATGAGACCGTCTGATTTATATACGAGGACAAATACTCAGGAATGGGGGGTGAGATATAATGGAGATTGACTATTACGATTATGAAAAGTTGCTTGAGAAGGCGTATGAAGAGCTTCCAGAGAACGTTAAGCACCACAAGTCACGTTTCGAGGTTCCTGGAGCCCTCGTAACTATTGAAGGCAATAAGACGATAATTGAAAACTTCAAGGATATAGCCGAGGCCCTCAACAGGGATCCACAGCACCTTCTTAAATTCCTGCTCAGGGAAATAGCTACCGCCGGAACGCTTGAGGGTAAAAGGGTCATCCTCCAGGGTAGGTTCACCCCCTACCTGATAGCCAACAAGCTGAAGAAGTACATTAAGGAGTACGTCATCTGTCCCGTCTGCGGTAGTCCCGATACGAAGATCATCAAGAGGGACAGGTTTTACTTCCTCAAGTGCGAGGCGTGTGGTGCCGAAACTCCCATTCAGCACCTGTAACCCAGGGATGATGACTTTGCCGAGTGCTGAGGCATGATGAATAAACAGTCGTCTGACCCAGCCCTTCTTTCATT
This window of the Pyrococcus kukulkanii genome carries:
- a CDS encoding translation initiation factor IF-2 subunit beta; this encodes MEIDYYDYEKLLEKAYEELPENVKHHKSRFEVPGALVTIEGNKTIIENFKDIAEALNRDPQHLLKFLLREIATAGTLEGKRVILQGRFTPYLIANKLKKYIKEYVICPVCGSPDTKIIKRDRFYFLKCEACGAETPIQHL
- a CDS encoding ATP/GTP-binding protein: MIIAFMGTAGSGKTALTGAFGKYLEENHRVAYVNLDTGVKTLPYKPDLDVRESVTVEEIMKEGYGPNGAIVESYDRLMEKFDNYLNAILELEEENDYVLIDTPGQMETFLFHEFGVKLMENLPYPLVVYLSDPEILKKPHDYCFVRFFALLIDMRLGATTIPALNKVDLLDREELERHKRMFEDIGYLTASLKFDPSTQGLLAYKMCTMLPEVSPPVRVIYLSAKTGEGFEELETLAYEHYCTCGDLT
- a CDS encoding LAGLIDADG family homing endonuclease; the protein is MEREEMIERFVKFFREYTEEEEPLYLGKIKDLLTVTPKRSVTINWMHLNSYDPELASEILEHPEEGIGAAEDAIQIILREEFLREDLPRIHARFYNLPETLLVKDIGAEHINKLIQVEGVITRVTEIKPFVSKAVFVCKDCGNEMVVTQRPYEGFTVVKKCEVCGSKNVYLDVDKSSFVNFQMFRIQDRPETLKGGQMPRFIDGILLDDIVDTAMPGDRVLVTGILRVVQERREKTPVFRKVLEVNHIEPVSKEIEELEITPEDEQKIRELAKRKDIVEAIVDSIAPAIYGYREVKKGIALALFGGVPRTLPDGTRLRGDIHVLLVGDPGVAKSQILRYVSNLAPRAIYTSGKSSSAAGLTAAAVRDEFTGGWVLEAGALVLADGGYALIDELDKMSDRDRSVIHEALEQQSYHHDFEILLADGRKVKIGELVDSLIEKNRDRVIVGKDTEILPVDDIHILAYDLKNKRIVKVKADRVSRHKAPEYFIRLKFSNGREIVVTPEHPIMIWENGEIKEKPAEEVKEGEIAVGVRAYEGLIEKDGVDEVTARLLGFLLSEGFAYVNPKNGYYEVGFTNTDEELVEEFKELLHKLGVKFNIQVRKREGEKALYTIRIISKEFYLGLKREFPEMFPESGNERPARRKRIPAKIIRSPYYIKIAFLNTFFKGDGFVDKYRVGFTTSSKAMAEDLQDILYSIGIYSYLFEEVRGDKKYYKVIISGTKDLERFSQIIKDDKRIEKVKRLIEISKKKRNYRDIIPSDILINIRRILNEIHINDGGLTNNISRSYNANRERVKEYLNKIEKELYRIKNALKDGDIKILKRFVTIKELAKSFGWPYSTTFYRVNRREEETIKALFEFATKKIENIEEELEKIKGIVDGNIRFLKIVKVEKIPNKDWKWVYDVTVEPYHLFVSHGLVLHNTISISKAGITATLNARTTVIAAANPKHGRFNRMKPLFEQIDLPPTLLSRFDLIFVLVDEPDEKLDSEIARHILRVRRGESEVVTPKISHELLRKYIAYAKKNVHPLISEEAMEEIEKYYVRMRRSAKRGSENEGIRPIPITARQLEALIRLSEAHARMRLSPIVTREDAREAIKLMEYTLRQIATDETGQIDVTILEVGQSARKISKVERILDIIEKLQKTSEKGAYIDEILEEAKKFGIEKQEAREIIEKLLQQGQIYMPETGYYKLL